AGAGGATCACCCCTCCACGCAGACACGCACTCAAATCACCTCAAGGAAATTATGATCGGGAAATGGGGGGAAGGGGGCATGCGGCTCAGCCTGATACCAGAAACCCACCGAGGCGATGTCGTCCTGCAACGGGAGATATCGCCGCTGTCCGCCGATGGGCGATCGCCATCCCAAAGCCTGGATGGTGACCCGCAGATCCTGCTCAAAGCGAATGGGATCCATGATGTGCCATCGATACATCCCAAAGCGCTGCTGGCTGCGATACAGGCCATCCGGCCGGATCACCTGCGGGAGGCCGCTGAAGGGGGCCGAGAACTCACAGTACTGGCCCTCCGGCTGCTCGAAGTCCCACGCCCCCCCGAAGTAATCCTCCGTGCCCGTGCCGCAAATGGTGGGGAAGTCCCCATCCCCATCGATGTAGAACTTGACCTCGCCCTCGCCCCACCAGCCGTTGTTATGGACGCCCCAGGCGATATAGGTGCCCACGTAGTGTCCCCATCCCTGAACGCCATCCAGGATAGTATGCACTTCCTTGTAAGGCAGCGGGTTGCTTCGTCGCCACTGGGCATGGAAGTAGGCGACATCCTCCGGGACCTCGGTCAACGTGTAGTCGATCTGATAGTAGAACCCTCGGATCTCGTCCTCCGTCAAGTTCTCGATGGTGATGCGGGCAGATCTCCGGAACGGCATCTCCCAATAGGAGTTGAAACCGCCCGCCGGGTTGACGGCCACAGGCAGCGAGGCGATGTTGGCTCGCTCGCACCATCCCATGCAGAAGAAGTCCCCCAGGGGGGTCTCCACGCTGGGCGTCTCCTCCTCGTCCCAATACATGCGCAGGACAATCCGCCGCCACGCGCTGGGATGCACCGTCAGCCAGATATGCTGGATCGCCCCCGGGCCCTGGATGTCCGCCAGCGTCACGGTGGCGTTCCCAGGCACGTTGATGGAGGGGGAGACCTTCCACCCCTGGCCGAGCTCCCGGGCCGCGACGGCGCCCGTGCCCTCGGTCGCCATCCCGCCCTTTCCCTTCTCGCCGGTGAAATTCTCCGCGCTGATGGAACGGGTGACGGCACGCGAGAGCCGAGAGAGATTCCCCAGCCCCATGTGCAAACCGTTGAATGACGACATGTGCTCCTCCTGACCTTCTGTTCATGTAAGAGTGCGTCTGAAAGTGTGTCTGAGAAATGTCATTGCCTCTGCTGTGGGGAAGCCCGGAGGGGCGAAGCCCCTCCGGAAAAAGTCCTTCTTCCGCCTTCAACCTGCCCGGCCTCGGCCCAGATCCCTTCGGAAAGGGCTGGGAAAGGCAGGTACAGGCCGAAAAAGCGGGATTTCCGTGGAGGGGAGGCCCCTCCACACCTCCCCTGGTGAGG
This DNA window, taken from Chloroflexota bacterium, encodes the following:
- a CDS encoding DUF2961 domain-containing protein, which encodes MSSFNGLHMGLGNLSRLSRAVTRSISAENFTGEKGKGGMATEGTGAVAARELGQGWKVSPSINVPGNATVTLADIQGPGAIQHIWLTVHPSAWRRIVLRMYWDEEETPSVETPLGDFFCMGWCERANIASLPVAVNPAGGFNSYWEMPFRRSARITIENLTEDEIRGFYYQIDYTLTEVPEDVAYFHAQWRRSNPLPYKEVHTILDGVQGWGHYVGTYIAWGVHNNGWWGEGEVKFYIDGDGDFPTICGTGTEDYFGGAWDFEQPEGQYCEFSAPFSGLPQVIRPDGLYRSQQRFGMYRWHIMDPIRFEQDLRVTIQALGWRSPIGGQRRYLPLQDDIASVGFWYQAEPHAPFPPFPDHNFLEVI